Genomic DNA from Pseudodesulfovibrio senegalensis:
TTCATCACGATTTCGCGCCAGTTGGAGGGCAGTTTCCAGTCCGCGTCTTCCGGGGACCATTCGCGCGGGTTGCCGAACGCTTCCGGAAGGTAGTTCATCATGTACTCGGTCTTGTCTTCTTTGGCCGGGTAACACCAGTTGCCCGGGGAGAAGTCCACCGGGGTCTCCATCCAGCCCGAAGCCGGAGGATTGTAATCTATGCTTTTGAAGAGTTCGTCAGCACTGGGCGTAGACATATTCTTCTCTCCTGTCGTTTGAATCTAACCGTATGTCCGACCAGCTAGGCTTCTTCGGGAGCCTTTGCGTTGTCAGGATTGTCCAGGGGCAACCCGGCCTCAGCCATCATCGGGCCGAAGTCCTTTTCGTATGCTTCATACGAAAGCGGCTTGATGTCCGGGTTCCACGGATTCTCGTGATGACGGAAACGGGTGTCGTTGGGCATGTTCCTCGTGGGAGACATGAAAACGCCGGGCATGTGCATGAGCTTGCTGAAGGGGAAGTACATCAGCAGCACGCTGACCAGGAACACGTGTACGAAGAAGGACACGTCGATGCCTGAGGGAACGTGCGGATTCAGGGAAACCAGACCCATGGTCAGTTCCTTGATGGCGATGACATCCACCTTGGCGTAGTAGCGCATCCAGATGCCGGAAAGCGCGATGCCCAGAATCAGGAACAGGGGGAAGTAGTCCGCGACCAGCGAAATGTACCGGATCTTGGCGTCCACCAACCTGCGCATGAGCAGGAAGAGCAGGCCGCCGACGATCAGCAGGTCGGACATGTACATCACCGGAGCGCCGATCTGCAGGATGCCGTCCATGAAGTCCAGGCCGTTCACGAAGAACGGGATGGGCTCAAGGAACAGGCGCAAATGGCGCAGCACGATGATCAGGAAAGAGTAATGGAACAGGAGGGCGAACAGCCACAGCCACTTGGACGAGGCGAACGCCACCACGGGACCGTTTTTGGTCTCGTGCAGGGAAGTGGAGGTGTTGCGGAACAGGGTCCTGAACGCACAGACTTCCAGAATCATGCGGATCACGGTCTGGATGCCGTTGGACGGGTTGTCCCATTTGTTCTGCTTGAACATCTCCGGGTCGTAAGAAAGTTGTTGGCCCGCCGTGGTGGGAATGCGGAAAGGTACGGGACTTCTGCCCCACCTTATGATTTTCACCACGGAAAAGACCAGAAAAATGCCGATTGCCGTCATCGGGATACAGATACCGAAAATGGTACTCAGGTGCGCCGCACCAACCCCGAAGAGCGGAATCAACACTAAAATAAAGACGAAAACGAGTGAGTACAAAGCATTCATCTACCGTCACCTCGCTTATGGTTTGGCCCTGCGAATCACCCGCAGGACCCGCCACTATTCCTCGACCTTGTCGGTCGTAACGTCCACGATCATGCGCGCCTTTTTCAAAAGCGTATGTTGCGATCGCTTCAGCTCCTCCACGCGCATTTTGTAAACTTGCTCCTGGTTTTTGAAGAGTATGTCCACGGCCATGAGCATCAGGTTGTCAACCTTGGCCTCGAACCGCAGGAGAACATCCAACTCCCCCTTCTCCTGCATCTCCTTGAAAAATTCGTCCCGCAGCAGTTTCTTGAACAGAAAAACGAAACTCAATGCCTGCGATGGACTGAAACTCTGCACGCCCCGGATTTTGATCAGCTTGTCCAGCGATGCGCAGATGGCCTCTGCGTTCTCCCATGTAAGGAGATGGTCCACCAGTTCCTCGGTGGATTCGCGAATGGTCGCTCCCACCGGGTTGCTGAACCGGTTTTTATTGTTTTTCCAGATTCGCTGGGTCTCGACCGGATAGGTCTCAAGCACCAGCATCCCCCACTTTTCGGCCAGTTCGGCCTTGCGATCGGCAATGCGCCGTTCCATGATTGTTCCTGCGTCCGCAAACCCGACACCGCAAGCCCGACGAACCGCATCCGGGAGGACGGGTCGGGATTGTTTTGCCGGGGTTCGGTTATATGTGAAAAACGTCACGTAAAACTGACAAGTCCTATTCCATGTGGTCTAGGAAAGGTCAAGGTTTTTCCACAAAAACCCCGGTTGGTAAAGGCTCTTTTTCCGGTGTTTTTTTCTTTGGGGAAAGCGGTTTCAGATGCGGGATTCTCAGGCTTTTTCCACCCGGTTCCGGCCTTTGCGTTTGGCCGAATACAGGGCCTTGTCCGCCCGGTGCATGGTTTCTTCGGCGTCGTGGTCGTCCCGGGTCATGGCCGCAAGCCCGATGCTGACGGTTACTGATTGCGGGCCCTGGGGCGTTTGCACCTGCAGTTCGCGAATGCTTTTGCACAGCCGGTGGGCTGCCTTGGCTGCGTTGGCCGAATCCGTTTGGGGCAGGGCCACGGCGAACTCCTCGCCGCCGATGCGTCCGAGCAGGTCGGAATCCCGCAGGGCTTCGCGGCAGCAGGCCGTGACCGCCTGCAACACCTCGTCGCCGATCTTGTGGCCGTGGGTGTCGTTGATGGTCTTGAAGTTGTCGAGGTCAAGCATGAGCAGGCTGAGCGGCGTGCGGTAGCGGCGGGAGCGGGAGAATTCCTTTTCGCACAGACGAAGGAATTCGCGCCGGTTGTACACACCGGTGAGCGAATCTTCCGTGGCCAGACGTTGGAGCTCTTTTCCCAGACGTCTTCGTTCGGTAACGTCGTGAATAACGGAATAGAGCAGCATGCGTCCGTTGACCATGACCGGACCGGAGTATACCTCCACGTCGCGTTCCCTGCCCCCGGCCGTCTTGTGGCGCAGCAGGAAATGGTTGCGGTTTTGCTGCCCTGCCCTCACCATTTCGCGGAACACGTCTTCCTCGGAATCCTGCTGCAACTGGTTGATGTTCATGGACAGCAGGGTGCCGCGCTCGTGGCCGTAGAATCTTTCGGCCGCGGGGTTGGCGTCGATGATATTGCCGTTGTTCGGGTCGTGCAGCAGCATGACCGCGTGGTTGTTCATGAAGAAACCGCGATACTGCTCCTCGCGTTCGCGCATTTCCCGTTCGGCTTCGATGCGGTCCGTCACATCGCGGAAAATGCCTTCCAGTGCCACGGGTTCGTTTTGTTCATTGTAGACGAGGTTGACGTTCAGTTCGCCCTTGACGGTGGCCCCGTCCTTGTCCTTGAAGTCTACCAGATAGCCGGAAAGGGCGCCGTCTTCGGTCAGCTTCTCCAGCATGGCTTTTCGGTCCGCCGGGTTGGCGTACAGCAGCGGGGTCACGTCCTTGCCGAGCACTTCGTGTTCGGCAAGCCCTATCTGCCGCAGGGCCGAGGGGTTGGCCATGAGCACGGCGCCTTCCATGCTGGTCAGGATATAGGCGTCCTTCATGGTTTCGAAGATTCGGCGGAATTTCTCTTCGCTTTT
This window encodes:
- the dsrM gene encoding sulfate reduction electron transfer complex DsrMKJOP subunit DsrM, whose amino-acid sequence is MNALYSLVFVFILVLIPLFGVGAAHLSTIFGICIPMTAIGIFLVFSVVKIIRWGRSPVPFRIPTTAGQQLSYDPEMFKQNKWDNPSNGIQTVIRMILEVCAFRTLFRNTSTSLHETKNGPVVAFASSKWLWLFALLFHYSFLIIVLRHLRLFLEPIPFFVNGLDFMDGILQIGAPVMYMSDLLIVGGLLFLLMRRLVDAKIRYISLVADYFPLFLILGIALSGIWMRYYAKVDVIAIKELTMGLVSLNPHVPSGIDVSFFVHVFLVSVLLMYFPFSKLMHMPGVFMSPTRNMPNDTRFRHHENPWNPDIKPLSYEAYEKDFGPMMAEAGLPLDNPDNAKAPEEA
- a CDS encoding RsbRD N-terminal domain-containing protein; translation: MERRIADRKAELAEKWGMLVLETYPVETQRIWKNNKNRFSNPVGATIRESTEELVDHLLTWENAEAICASLDKLIKIRGVQSFSPSQALSFVFLFKKLLRDEFFKEMQEKGELDVLLRFEAKVDNLMLMAVDILFKNQEQVYKMRVEELKRSQHTLLKKARMIVDVTTDKVEE
- a CDS encoding sensor domain-containing diguanylate cyclase, producing the protein MAIRQELLHYDYGIPLSAILEAVMKHETLLLLLRSASHTLCQDVERQARKLCIGNPDIPGSLICRAVAHGIESAETDRQTNVAMRDCAASLATLTSDHAALAKLLKFARDLYFELLDKDAQAAKRTDWGRRILHAFDRLEIAVAKQRDLRDKARTERLHHAEQWTRSLFESVPDPQFLHTLDGYFLDVNSAACERLGYSREQLLNMCVSDIDKPLQAPSLEKTVQTILKNGSCRFRTAHVSSSGEIFPVEIRSCVVDSGDTPLILSSARDMSEMETQRKALQKSEEKFRRIFETMKDAYILTSMEGAVLMANPSALRQIGLAEHEVLGKDVTPLLYANPADRKAMLEKLTEDGALSGYLVDFKDKDGATVKGELNVNLVYNEQNEPVALEGIFRDVTDRIEAEREMREREEQYRGFFMNNHAVMLLHDPNNGNIIDANPAAERFYGHERGTLLSMNINQLQQDSEEDVFREMVRAGQQNRNHFLLRHKTAGGRERDVEVYSGPVMVNGRMLLYSVIHDVTERRRLGKELQRLATEDSLTGVYNRREFLRLCEKEFSRSRRYRTPLSLLMLDLDNFKTINDTHGHKIGDEVLQAVTACCREALRDSDLLGRIGGEEFAVALPQTDSANAAKAAHRLCKSIRELQVQTPQGPQSVTVSIGLAAMTRDDHDAEETMHRADKALYSAKRKGRNRVEKA